Within the [Enterobacter] lignolyticus SCF1 genome, the region CACCCGCATCGCCCAGGCGATTAACGGAACCGGGACGCTGAGCAAGCGCGGCAGCGGCATGCTGAATATCACCGGCCAAAACCCGGATCGCTGGAGCGCTGACGTCGAGCAGGGCATCCTCAACGTCGATGGCGCCATGGCGGGCAACGTCGCCGTGCAGAGCGGCGCTCTGCTGACGGGGAGCGGCAGCGTCGGTAACACAACGCTTAACACGGGCTCAACCCTGATTGTTGGTAGTGCCGCCGCGCCATCCGCCGCCGGGCCGCATCAGTTCACGGTCAATGGCGCCCTGCAAAATAATGGCACCCTGCAGCTGTACCGTGAGAATGACAGCACGCTCACTAACAGGCTGCAAATTAACGGCAACTATCACGGCGGCGATGGAAGCCTGCTGAAAATGAACAGCCTGCTTGCCGGGGACAACGCCCCTTCCGACCTGCTGGCGATTACCGGCAGCACCAGCGGTACAACCGGCGTGGCTATCAGCAACGTCGGCGGGCACGGCGAACAGGCGCTGAACGGTATTAAGGTGATTGACGTCCAGGGACACTCCAGCAGCCAGGCGTTTTTCCAGCAGGGCCGTATTACCGCCGGGGCGTACGATTACTTCCTGACGCAGAAAGGCAAAAACTGGTACCTGACGAACCACGTTGAGGGGGGAGACACGGATGACGCCGATACCCCTGAATCGTTACCCGATCCTGACGTCACGCCGGAGTTCACCGGCAAGAAAGCCTACCGCCCGGAAATCGGCGGCTATCTGGCCAGCCTGCAGGCGGCCAATACGCTATTCACCCTGACCCTTGACGATCGCGAAGGCGGTACCGAGTATCTGGATCCCATCAGCGGCGAAATGAAAAAGACGTCGATGTGGCTACGCCAGGAAGGGGGACATAACCGCTTCGCCGCCGCCGAAGGTCAGGTGAAAACCCAGGCCAACCGCTACGTCGCGCAGCTCGGGGGAGAGATAGCCAACGGCAGCTTTAGCGGGGCCGACCGCTGGGACGTCGGTGTGATGGCGGGCTATGCCAACCAGCAGTCCAACAGTCGCGCCTCCCTCACCGGCTACCGGGCGCGCGCGAAGACCGACGGCTACAGCGCGGGCGCCTATGCGACCTGGTTTGAGCAGGCGCAGGCGAAAACGGGCTGGTACGTGGACAGCTGGGCGCTGTATAACTGGTTCGATAACACCCTCAGCAGCCCGAATCAGCCGGGAGAGCGCTGGAAGAGCCGCGGGGTGACCGCGTCGCTGGAGACCGGCCACATTTCGCAGCTGGCGCGCTATTCGCGTACCGCGCTGTACGTGCAGCCGCAGGCGCAGGCCATCTGGATGGGCGTCAAAAATGCGCATGACCTGACGGAAGCAAACGGTACAAAGGTGCAGGACGTCAATAACGGCAATATCCAGACCCGCCTCGGCGTGCGTCTGTACCTGAAAGGCCACTCCGCGCTGGACGACGGGAAATCCCGTGAGTTCAAACCCTACGTGGAGGCCAACTGGCTGCATAATACCGAGCGCTACGGCGTTCGTATGGATGGCGAAACCGTCTCCGTCGACGGCGCGCGTAATATTGCGCAGCTCAAGCTGGGGGTTCAGGGACAGCTCACCCCATCCCTTAACGTCTGGGGCGGTACGGCCGTACAGATTGGCGATAATAGCTACAGCGATGCGTCCGCCATGCTTGGCGTAAAATATCGCTTTTAAATAACCTTGCGCGGGCCACGTGTATTTTCACTCTGGCCCGCATTATTATTTACCACTTATTTTTTATTTAATTTTAAATTTTAATTAAAAGCAAAATCCAAATTTAAATTTTACAGCTCATCACACTAATGAAATGCAATTTATCTTTGAATGCTGCTATATTTGCCTCACTCATTGTTTTATGGTTTCCTGTACGCTGTCTTTTTTTCAACCGTTGTTAACTTTCTGGAAGTATTCCTGGAGTTTTTATTATGGCACTGGACTATATTGCTCTGGCAATTATGGTTGTAGTTTTTCTCATTCTCTTCTACAGCATTATTGTTATTCATGACATTCCCTATGAGATCGCCAAACGGCGCAACCACCCTCACCAGGACGCCATTCATTACGCCGGGTGGGTGAGCCTGTTTACGCTGCATGCGCTTTGGCCATTCCTGTGGATCTGGGCCACCTTGTGGCGTGAAGACCGCGGCTGGGGCATGAAGCAAATGGCGGCGGAGCAGCACGATATGCATCACCAGATGACCTCACTTCTGGCGCAGGTTGACGATTTAAAAAATGAAATCAGAAAACTGAAAGCCCAACCTGGAACGACATCTTCCCATCCATCAGTGGAAGAGGAAAAATAATGGAAACGCTATTACTTCTGAGCTATGCAGCCTTCTGCGTCGCCATATTTAAGATTTTTCGCATTCCGCTGAATAAATGGACCGTACCGACGGCCGTACTCGGCGGCGTTATTTTCATCAGCCTCATCATTCTGGTGATGAACTATAACTACCCGTTTAGCGAAACGGGGAAACAGGCCTTCAGAACCGTGCCGATCGTTTCTCAGGTACGCGGTATCGTCATCGATGTGCCGGTAAAACCGAACGTGATGCTGCACAAAGGCGATGTGCTTTATCGCATCGATCCTACGCCGTTCCAGGCGCGGGTTGACGATCTGCGCGCGCAGGTTAAAGAAGCCAGCCAGAATGCGCTGTCTCTGGACTCCGCGCTGAACCAGGCCCAGGCCGATCTCGGGAAGGCCGTTGCCGACCGCGATCAGGCGCAGCGTGAGTATGCGCGTTTTGCCCAGGGTCATGTGAAAGGCGCCTATTCCGATCAGGACGTCGATACCCGCCATCAGAACTGGAAAGCCGCTGAGGCCTCCGTTGCGGCGGCAAAAGCTCAGGTTAAGCAGGCGCAAAATAATCTGAATTCCGTTGTCGATGGCGAGAACACCAAAGTGGCCTCGCTGCTGGCGCAGCTGCGCCGGGCGGAATTTAAGCTCGAAAGCACGACGGTACGCGCGCCATCTGACGGCTACGTCAGTATGGTCGGCCTGCGTCCTGGCACCATGTCCACCGCGCTGGGACTGGCGCCGGTAATGACCTTTGTGCCGGAAGACCAGGAGCAGCACACCTACGTGGCCGCCTTTCGCCAGAACTCCACCCAGCGTCTGAAGCCGGGCTACAAAGCCGAGCTGATGTTTCCGTCCGTCCCCGGAACGGTCTTTAGCGCAGAGATAATCGACGTGCTTCCGGCGATTGGCGAAAGCCAGTTTCAGGGGCAGGGTCGCCTGCTGACCACCGCCGACGTCGGCAACCAGGGGCGCGTGCTGGCGCTGGTGAAGGCGACCGATCCGCGGCTGGCTGATTACCATCTGCCGCAGGGTACGCAGGTAGAAGTGGCGGTTTACTCCGGCTATTTCAAAGAGCTGGCGCTGATTCGTAAAATCCTCATCCGCATGAAGAGCTGGCAAAACTATATTTTCCTCGATCACTGATCCCCTCCCCCTCCTGCACGCCAGGAGGGGTTTGCCTCATACCGATTTCAGAAAAGCGACGTATTTTTTGTTCTTTGCCTTCTGCCCCTGCCGTGTGGGAGCGTAACACCACACCAAAAAAAACAGGGATATCAAAGAACATGGCACAGACATTACGCACGCTCAAACGTACCGCTGTCGCGCTCAGCGTCCTGGCAACCGCCGGGCTGGCGGCGCAAACCGCCCGGGCGGACCAGCTGGCGAACATCAAAGCCGCAGGGGTGATCAAGGTTGCCACCTTCGACGCCAATCCGCCGTTTGGCTCGGTGGACGGCAAAACGCACGAACTGGTGGGTTATGACATCGATTTCGCCAACGCGCTGGCGAAATCGCTTGGGGTGAAGCTGGAGCTGGTCGCCACCAACCCGGCCAACCGCATTCCGCTGCTGCAGTCCGGTAAAGCCGATGTGATTGTCGCCGACATCACGATTACGCCGGAGCGCGCGCAGGTTATCGATTTCTCGACGCCCTACTTTGTGACCGGCCAGCAGTTTCTGGTTGCGGCAAAAGCCGGGGACCAGTTGGAGGATTACCAGCACGCGCGTATCGGCGCGGTAAAAGGGACAACCGGCGAGCAGGCGCTGCACCAGCGTTTCCCGCAGTCCCGCGTACTGGCCTACGACGATATTCCGCTGGCGCTTACCGCGCTGCGTAACGGCAACGTGCAGGCCATCACCCAGGACAGCACCATCCTCGCCGGGCTGCTGGCGGGCGCGCCGGATAAGGCCAGTTTCAAAATCCTGCCGGACCTGCTCAGTAAAGAGGAGATAGGCGTCGGCGTGAAGAAAGGTGAACCGGCGCTGCTGAACGCGGTGAACGCGGAGCTAGGCAGGCTGGAGAAATCCGGCGAGGCGGCCAAAATCTACGATCGCTGGTTCGGCCCGCACACGCCGACGCCGCAGCCTCGCAGCTTCACCATCGCCGCAAACTAGCATGTGGTGCCGATTATTCCGGCGCTCCGCGGTCCACGCCGCGGAGCCGTCGCGTCTGCAAAACGCCAGTGTGGAATTTCGTAACGTGGTGAAAACCTGGGGTTCGCACCGGGTGCTGAACAACATCAATCTGACTATCGCCCCCGGCGAGGTGGTCACCATCCTCGGACCGTCCGGCTCGGGAAAATCGACGCTTATCCGCCTGATCAACCAGCTGGAAACCCTGAGCGGCGGCGAAATACTGATCGATAACCAGCCCACCCGCGCGCTTCAGGGCCGTAAACTGCGGCAGCTGCGCAGCCGGATCGGTTTTGTTTTCCAGCAGTTCAACCTGTACCCGCACCTTACGGCCGGGCAAAACATTACGCTGGCGCTGACCTCGGTGTATGGCGTGGACGCCGACCGCGCGCGGTCGCGGGCGCAAAGCCTGCTGGCGCAGGTCGGGCTGGCGGACAAGACAGACCACTACCCTTCCCAGCTTTCCGGCGGACAGCAGCAGCGCGTGGCAATTGCCCGCGCGCTGGCGCCGTCGCCGCAGATCCTGCTGTTCGACGAACCGACCTCCGCACTGGATCCGGAAATGATCGGCGAGGTGCTGCAGGTCATGAAGGGGCTGGCGCACAGCGGGATCACCATGGTGGTGGTGACCCATGAGATGCAGTTCGCGCGCGACATCGCCGACCGGGTGGTATTTATCGACGGCGGCGAGATCCTCGACATTGCGCCGCCGCAGACCTTTTTCACCCGCCCGGCGCATCCGCGCGCCAGGCGTTTTTTGCAAACCCTCCTCGACCCGCTGCACCAGGAGACGACGCCATGATGCCGCATCCTGACTGGGCGGGGGTGCTCAGCGGCCAGCCGCTGCAGTGGCTGCTCTCCGGCTGGCTGACCACGCTGTGGGTCACCCTCGCCGGGATAACGCTGGCGAGTCTGCTGGCGGCGCTGCTCCTGCTGCTGCGCCTGGCGGGCGGCCGGACGGGCGCTGCGCTCACGGCCTGCTGGGTATCGATTTTTCGCAATACGCCGCTGCTGGTGCAGCTGTTATTCTGGTACTTCGCCGCGTGGAACCTGCTGCCGCTGGGGTTTCGCGATATCGTCAACGGGGTTTATCGCTTCTCCGTGCTTCCCGGCAACGTCTGGTGGCTGACGCCGGAGTTTCTCTGCTCAGCCTGGGGGCTGGCAGCCTTCACGTCGGCCTTTCTGGTGGAGGAGGTCACCGCAGGCCTGCGGGCCGTTCCACTGGGGCAATATGAGGCCGCGCAGGCGCAAGGGTTCTCCGCCCCGGCGCTGTTTCGCCACATCCTGCTGCCGCAGGCGTTAGCCAACGCCTGGCAGCCCGTGGTCGGCCAGTATCTCAACCTGATGAAGCTCTCCTCGCTGGCCAGCGGCATCGGCTTTGCCGAGCTAACCTGCCAGGTGCGGCAGATTGAAAGCTATAACGCCCACGCGCTGGAGGCGTTTGCGCTGGGCACCGCGCTCTACCTGCTGACCGGCGTCCTGATGGGGCTGACGCTCACGCGCTTTGCGCCAGGTGCGCGCGCGCCGAGGCGCGCCGGTACCCACGCGACAGGAGGAGGCGCTATTCAGCATGAACGCTAATTTCAGCATTATTACCGACAATCTCGACTATCTGCTGTGGGGACGGCTGGCGGACGGTCAGCCCGGCGGGGTGGCGCTGACGCTGATGATGGCGCTCGGGGCGGCCGCGCTGGCGCTGCCGGGCGGTATCCTGCTGGCGGGGCTCGCCTGGCGCTTTCCGGGGCTCGTGCGCCGCCTGCTGTACGGCTGGGCGGAGGTGATCCGCGGCATTCCGCTTATCTTCGTTATCTTCTGGCTGTGGTATCTTCTGCCCTGGCTTACCGGCAGCGATCTCCCCGGGGCGGTCACCGTCACGCTGGCGCTGGCGTGGTTTACCAGCGCCGCCGTGATGCATACGGTGTACGCCGGAGTGCAGGCGCTGCACGACGGACAGCGGGAAGCCGCGCTGGCGCAGGGGTTCAGCGGCGGGCAAACGCTGCGGCGGGTGCTGCTGCCTCAGGCGCTGCGCAACGTGCTGCCGTCGCTGGTGGGTATCGGCATCAGCCTGCTGAAAGATACATCGCTGGCGTTTATCGTCAACGTGCCGGAGCTCACCACCGTTGCGGGTCAGGTCAACAGCCGGGTGCAGATTTACCCGGCGGCGATATTTATCTTCACCGGCGTCGTCTACTACCTGCTGTGCAGCAGCCTGAGCCTGCTGGCGCGGCGCTTCCAGCCGCGCCCGACGTAATCAGGGCAGACCGCAGATGCGGTCGCGCCCGCTATTTTTGGCCTCATACAGCGCGGCGTCCGCTTCGCTCATCAGTTCGGACAGCGGACGCTGCCAGCCGACCGAGACGCCGAAGCTGGCGGTTATCTGAAACGGCTCGCCGTTCGGCCCCTGAAAGGCCAGCTTGCGAATTTCAGCCTGAATTCGCTGCGTGTAGCCCGCCACGCTCTCATGCCCCTGGGCGCGGAACATCACCGCGAACTCTTCGCCGCCCAGGCGGCCAATAACGTCGCCCGGTCGGCTAAAGGTTTTCAGCGTTGTCGCCAGCCCAACCAGCACCTCATCGCCCGTCGGGTGTCCCCAGGTATCGTTAATCGATTTAAAGCGATCGACATCCAGCATGATAAGCCAGGCGGGAAAATGGTGGCTGGCCTGCTGCAACAGCGCGGTCGCGCGCGCGTCAAACGCCCGGCGGTTATAGAGATGCGTGAGCGGGTCCTCCTCCGACTGGCGCTTCAGCGTCCGGCTCAGGCGCGTCTGCTCCTGCAGTTTGTCCCCCAGCGCCCCGAGCGAAGAGAACAGCTCCTGCACCTCTTCCGCGGTTCTGTCATCCATGGGGGCGTCAAGCTGCTTGCCAGCCAGAATAGCAACGGCAATATCGTTGAGGCGCAAAATCGGCCGCAGCACGCGGGCGCGGATATACATAATCATGCCGGTCACCAGGGCATACAGCACCAGCAGGATGGCGGACACCATCAGCAGGTGCAGCAGCGCCTCGCGTTCGGCGCTAACGTAATGCTTTTTCACGCCCGTCAGGTAGGTATTGAGCAGTTCATCAAAGGAATTGAGGCTGGCGTGAAAGCGCAGCGCAAAACTATCGGCATTGACGGCGTAATGCTCACCGCTGACGCTCTGCGCCTGTAACGTCCCGAGAAGGGTAATCCCCTGCTCTTCGAACGTTTGCCGTGTACTTTCCAGCTGTTGCGCAAAACCAGGGAGGTAGCTGGTCTCATCGCCCTGGGTGCGCAGCAGCCACCATAGCACGCTGATACGCTCCTTCCCCCGGCTGATCGCCTCAATATTTTGCAGCGGCAGCGGCGTTTGCGTCGCCAGCGGCACCAGAAGCTGCGAGCCGAGGCGCCCGGCGGCATCGCGCAGCTCGCCCAGCGCCTGAGATCGCAGAATGGGTCCCAGCGCCGATGGCTCCAGCAGCAAAAACGCCGAGGTATGGCGAAACAGCGCCTGATGGTAAAAATCGGTCGCCGCCAGCATAGCGTTAATGGTTTGCTGCGCCTCAACGGGGTCCGTCAGGGTATGGGTACGAAACGCGTCAACCCGCTGACGAGCGCGCCCGAGCTCGTCAAGCGTGGCTTTCAGCAGCGCAGGCGACAGTAAATCCGCCGGTATTTTGTTGATATCGCGGTTGGTTATCCGGCGGCTTTTCTCCAGCGACTGCCAGGCCTTTTCTTTCTCGCGGACGGTACTCAGCACCAGTTCATTGGCGTAGGCGCGCTCGCCGGCCAGGTCGTTTGACACCTGCAGAACGTGATAAAAATCATCAAACTGAGAGACGTTGTTACGTGCGCTTTTCCACGTCGCCCAGGAGCCGGAGAGCAGCCACCAGGAGAGTAAGGTGGTTAAAAAGAGGACGAGCGCCGCCACGCTCCACAGGGAACGCAGCACGTTTGAGGATATTGCCGTTTTTTTTATTTTTTTCATGACGTCCAGAGCCGATAGCGGCAAAAAGGGCAGAACTTATTATCATAACAGTTTATTTTTAAACGCTCTTGCCGGATGGTGTCCGTACGTCATCCGCCCTTCGAAGTGTAGTGCAGGGGGCATGCAGAAATAAAAAAATCACCCTGCGGAGCAGGGTGACGTATCAATGAGCGCTGTCAGACGGCTAGCGCCGCGAAATGCGCCGCGCCGCCAGCTCAAGCGTTATCGGCTCGCCGCTGCGGATACCGTCTACCGCAGCGCCCATCTCGCACAGCCAGGCAATCTCAGACTGGCGCGCCAGAATGGCGCCGTGGGACAACGCGCTGCCTGCCCGCAGGCAGATACCGTTGACCCGACCGGCGTCGAGCTGCAGTACCGTTGAGGGAAAGATATCGTCCGCCAGCAAAATCGCCGACGGCGGGATATCGGCCAGCGACGGCGGCGTTGTCCCCTGCAAATAGCACAGCGAGCGATGCAGAATATCGTCGATGTCGATGTAGCGCGCCTGCAGGTACGGATCGTCGAGCTCGCGATACTGCTGGCTCAACGCGCTCAGCACCTGGTGCCAGGCCCACGGCGCGCAGCACTGCTGGTCGCGGATAACCTCACAGGCGGCATCACAGAGTTCGGGGTCGTCCAGCAGCGTGTGGTGTCCGGAAAAAATCGCCGCAATATCCTCCGAAAATTTCGTCTCCGCCAGCGCGGTCAGCGCATTCAGATCCGCAAGCGTCAGCGCGATGGCCTGCTGCAGACGCTGCTGCTCCCGGGCAGGATCGGCGCACGACTGGCGCTCTGGCACCGTCAGATGCGGCACCTGAGTCCACGCCTGGCCGCTGACAGAACCAACCTGCGCCGTCGCGGCCGGGGCATCGTTGCCGGGGACTATCTCCTCGCCAAAGTGGCTGGCCGCCAGCGCGTCAAACGCCGCCAGCGCCCGGTGGGCGTCGGGGCCGCGCGCCAGCAGGCGCAGCGTGTCGTTGCAGCGCACCTGTAGCAGCGCAATCTGGTTGATG harbors:
- a CDS encoding amino acid ABC transporter ATP-binding protein, which encodes MWCRLFRRSAVHAAEPSRLQNASVEFRNVVKTWGSHRVLNNINLTIAPGEVVTILGPSGSGKSTLIRLINQLETLSGGEILIDNQPTRALQGRKLRQLRSRIGFVFQQFNLYPHLTAGQNITLALTSVYGVDADRARSRAQSLLAQVGLADKTDHYPSQLSGGQQQRVAIARALAPSPQILLFDEPTSALDPEMIGEVLQVMKGLAHSGITMVVVTHEMQFARDIADRVVFIDGGEILDIAPPQTFFTRPAHPRARRFLQTLLDPLHQETTP
- a CDS encoding GGDEF domain-containing protein; the encoded protein is MKKIKKTAISSNVLRSLWSVAALVLFLTTLLSWWLLSGSWATWKSARNNVSQFDDFYHVLQVSNDLAGERAYANELVLSTVREKEKAWQSLEKSRRITNRDINKIPADLLSPALLKATLDELGRARQRVDAFRTHTLTDPVEAQQTINAMLAATDFYHQALFRHTSAFLLLEPSALGPILRSQALGELRDAAGRLGSQLLVPLATQTPLPLQNIEAISRGKERISVLWWLLRTQGDETSYLPGFAQQLESTRQTFEEQGITLLGTLQAQSVSGEHYAVNADSFALRFHASLNSFDELLNTYLTGVKKHYVSAEREALLHLLMVSAILLVLYALVTGMIMYIRARVLRPILRLNDIAVAILAGKQLDAPMDDRTAEEVQELFSSLGALGDKLQEQTRLSRTLKRQSEEDPLTHLYNRRAFDARATALLQQASHHFPAWLIMLDVDRFKSINDTWGHPTGDEVLVGLATTLKTFSRPGDVIGRLGGEEFAVMFRAQGHESVAGYTQRIQAEIRKLAFQGPNGEPFQITASFGVSVGWQRPLSELMSEADAALYEAKNSGRDRICGLP
- a CDS encoding autotransporter outer membrane beta-barrel domain-containing protein, which codes for MQKKYLVMLIQTALLSGLPAVSAYAAQCTTASSRVACTGAGTVADNIGSGRSTSSTTITVDSGVVLDGGNAPAISLNDSNTITVNGTVQNSANPSSWGLLNAGANTIEVISNSTITIEQGGKVLANGTSGNAEAINVMGFGNTITNRGVIQSSGSSAALWFEDDEGQYGPPTVRNRVENYGVIARGTEQTSTAPVFGTSSRSGGAGIVFVNHSNSKVIGSLAFGRGDDDLEFYSNSLVTGNIDGGGGVNRLTLNGSTNSRDTLRGDISNFTTLDKNGEGRWDVTGALNGFTVVSVNQGTLGLSGDNTSYTGQLVINPSGNNDPTATVEAPARSLPVRPGNNTNNVINNGILRLTQDKNETYVGQITGSGQLIKTGQGTLTLNPQAPDGNLWQGGTTIQQGAIAVSQDNQLGAVNSALTLDGGGLIFNSPVDLAAGRNLTVTGNNGFIDTQANSTRIAQAINGTGTLSKRGSGMLNITGQNPDRWSADVEQGILNVDGAMAGNVAVQSGALLTGSGSVGNTTLNTGSTLIVGSAAAPSAAGPHQFTVNGALQNNGTLQLYRENDSTLTNRLQINGNYHGGDGSLLKMNSLLAGDNAPSDLLAITGSTSGTTGVAISNVGGHGEQALNGIKVIDVQGHSSSQAFFQQGRITAGAYDYFLTQKGKNWYLTNHVEGGDTDDADTPESLPDPDVTPEFTGKKAYRPEIGGYLASLQAANTLFTLTLDDREGGTEYLDPISGEMKKTSMWLRQEGGHNRFAAAEGQVKTQANRYVAQLGGEIANGSFSGADRWDVGVMAGYANQQSNSRASLTGYRARAKTDGYSAGAYATWFEQAQAKTGWYVDSWALYNWFDNTLSSPNQPGERWKSRGVTASLETGHISQLARYSRTALYVQPQAQAIWMGVKNAHDLTEANGTKVQDVNNGNIQTRLGVRLYLKGHSALDDGKSREFKPYVEANWLHNTERYGVRMDGETVSVDGARNIAQLKLGVQGQLTPSLNVWGGTAVQIGDNSYSDASAMLGVKYRF
- the dhaM gene encoding dihydroxyacetone kinase phosphoryl donor subunit DhaM encodes the protein MVNLVIVSHSAQLGQGVGELARQMLMDDGCKIAIAAGIDDPQNPIGTDPIKVMEAIESVADADHVLVMMDIGSALLSAETALDLLDPAIAGKVRLCAAPLVEGTLAATVSAASGAGIEKVIDDAMSALEAKRVQLGLPSLSPAPSSAALPVPDGDAQSLSVVVKNPNGLHVRPASKLVAALAGFDADLVLEKDGKCVRPDSINQIALLQVRCNDTLRLLARGPDAHRALAAFDALAASHFGEEIVPGNDAPAATAQVGSVSGQAWTQVPHLTVPERQSCADPAREQQRLQQAIALTLADLNALTALAETKFSEDIAAIFSGHHTLLDDPELCDAACEVIRDQQCCAPWAWHQVLSALSQQYRELDDPYLQARYIDIDDILHRSLCYLQGTTPPSLADIPPSAILLADDIFPSTVLQLDAGRVNGICLRAGSALSHGAILARQSEIAWLCEMGAAVDGIRSGEPITLELAARRISRR
- a CDS encoding HlyD family secretion protein; translation: METLLLLSYAAFCVAIFKIFRIPLNKWTVPTAVLGGVIFISLIILVMNYNYPFSETGKQAFRTVPIVSQVRGIVIDVPVKPNVMLHKGDVLYRIDPTPFQARVDDLRAQVKEASQNALSLDSALNQAQADLGKAVADRDQAQREYARFAQGHVKGAYSDQDVDTRHQNWKAAEASVAAAKAQVKQAQNNLNSVVDGENTKVASLLAQLRRAEFKLESTTVRAPSDGYVSMVGLRPGTMSTALGLAPVMTFVPEDQEQHTYVAAFRQNSTQRLKPGYKAELMFPSVPGTVFSAEIIDVLPAIGESQFQGQGRLLTTADVGNQGRVLALVKATDPRLADYHLPQGTQVEVAVYSGYFKELALIRKILIRMKSWQNYIFLDH
- a CDS encoding amino acid ABC transporter permease translates to MMPHPDWAGVLSGQPLQWLLSGWLTTLWVTLAGITLASLLAALLLLLRLAGGRTGAALTACWVSIFRNTPLLVQLLFWYFAAWNLLPLGFRDIVNGVYRFSVLPGNVWWLTPEFLCSAWGLAAFTSAFLVEEVTAGLRAVPLGQYEAAQAQGFSAPALFRHILLPQALANAWQPVVGQYLNLMKLSSLASGIGFAELTCQVRQIESYNAHALEAFALGTALYLLTGVLMGLTLTRFAPGARAPRRAGTHATGGGAIQHER
- a CDS encoding DUF3302 domain-containing protein; protein product: MALDYIALAIMVVVFLILFYSIIVIHDIPYEIAKRRNHPHQDAIHYAGWVSLFTLHALWPFLWIWATLWREDRGWGMKQMAAEQHDMHHQMTSLLAQVDDLKNEIRKLKAQPGTTSSHPSVEEEK
- a CDS encoding amino acid ABC transporter permease is translated as MNANFSIITDNLDYLLWGRLADGQPGGVALTLMMALGAAALALPGGILLAGLAWRFPGLVRRLLYGWAEVIRGIPLIFVIFWLWYLLPWLTGSDLPGAVTVTLALAWFTSAAVMHTVYAGVQALHDGQREAALAQGFSGGQTLRRVLLPQALRNVLPSLVGIGISLLKDTSLAFIVNVPELTTVAGQVNSRVQIYPAAIFIFTGVVYYLLCSSLSLLARRFQPRPT
- a CDS encoding ABC transporter substrate-binding protein, with protein sequence MAQTLRTLKRTAVALSVLATAGLAAQTARADQLANIKAAGVIKVATFDANPPFGSVDGKTHELVGYDIDFANALAKSLGVKLELVATNPANRIPLLQSGKADVIVADITITPERAQVIDFSTPYFVTGQQFLVAAKAGDQLEDYQHARIGAVKGTTGEQALHQRFPQSRVLAYDDIPLALTALRNGNVQAITQDSTILAGLLAGAPDKASFKILPDLLSKEEIGVGVKKGEPALLNAVNAELGRLEKSGEAAKIYDRWFGPHTPTPQPRSFTIAAN